One Brassica napus cultivar Da-Ae chromosome A1, Da-Ae, whole genome shotgun sequence genomic region harbors:
- the LOC106377520 gene encoding protein CWC15 homolog — MTTAARPTWAPAKGGNEQGGARIFGASQKYSSRDVAAHTTLKPRREGQHTQEEVEKKNLRDELEERERRHFSSKDKSYSDDRDRRRGNQLLLEGSKRDPEDRIVPRSVDADDSDVDIKSDDDDSDEESDDDEDDTEALMAELDQIKKERVEERLRKEKQQQMEELNAKEEELLKGNPLLNTTPTSFSVKRRWDDDVVFKNQARGEMKAPKRFINDTIRNDFHRKFLHRYMK, encoded by the exons ATGACGACTGCAGCTAGGCCAACGTGGGCTCCGGCCAAGGGAGGTAACGAGCAGGGTGGTGCTCGGATCTTCGGCGCATCTCAGAAGTATTCGTCTCGCGATGTCGCAGCTCACACAACTCTAAAGCCAAG GAGGGAAGGGCAACACACTCAAGAGGaagtggagaagaagaatcttCGTGATGAGCTTGAAGAGCGTGAGAGGAGACACTTCTCTTCCAAAGACAAATCCTACAGTG ATGATAGAGATCGCAGGAGAGGGAATCAGCTATTACTGGAAG GCTCTAAAAGGGACCCTGAAGATCGGATTGTTCCTCGCAGTGTAGATGCTGATGATTCTGATGTTGATATCaaaagtgatgatgatgatag TGATGAGGAAAGTGACGATGATGAGGATGACACTGAAGCTCTTATGGCTGAACTCGACCagataaagaaagaaagagtggaGGAGAGGCTCAGGAAG GAAAAGCAGCAGCAGATGGAAGAGCTAAACGCCAAAGAAGAGGAACTTCTCAAAGGAAACCCACTGCTTAACACCACTCCAACTTCGTTTAGTGTCAAAAGAAG GTGGGATGATGATGTGGTATTCAAGAATCAGGCACGTGGAGAAATGAAAGCACCTAAGCGCTTCATCAATGATACAATCAGGAATGACTTCCACAGAAAGTTCCTACACAGATACATGAAGTGA